The Balaenoptera acutorostrata chromosome 15, mBalAcu1.1, whole genome shotgun sequence genome contains a region encoding:
- the OTOR gene encoding otoraplin — protein MARLLLLFLPGLVAICAVHGIFMDRLASRKLCADDECVYTISLARAQEDYSAPDCRFINVKKGQWIYVYSKLVKENEAGEFWAGSVYGDQPEDEMGTVGYFPSNLVQEQHVYQEATKEVPTTDIDFFCE, from the exons ATGGCAAGACTATTGTTACTTTTCCTCCCGGGTCTTGTGGCCATATGTGCCGTGCATGGAATATTTATGGACAGACTTGCTTCCAGGAAGCTGTGTGCAGATGACGAGTGTGTCT atacTATTTCTCTGGCCCGAGCTCAAGAAGATTACAGTGCCCCAGACTGTAGATTCATTAACGTTAAAAAAGGGCAGTGGATCTATGTTTACTCAAAGCtggtaaaagaaaatgaagctggAGAATTTTGGGCTGGCAGT GTTTATGGCGATCAACCTGAGGACGAGATGGGAACTGTGGGTTATTTCCCCAGCAACTTGGTCCAGGAGCAACATGTGTACCAGGAAGCCACCAAGGAAGTTCCCACCACG gatATTGACTTCTTCTGCGAGTAA